In a single window of the Candidatus Rokuibacteriota bacterium genome:
- a CDS encoding ABC transporter ATP-binding protein yields the protein MGALLEVKDLSLHFGGIRALQEVGLAIAEGETLAVIGPNGSGKTSLFNCITGIYTPTAGALAFRGESLLGRSPDAITRLGVARTFQNLRLFHNMSVLDNLMVGRHLHFRKNFLHAVLRLRGEENRHRRRCEEIIEFLNLEAVRKGRVADCPYGVQKRVELGRALATEPRLLLLDEPVSGLTQEEKEEFSYWIHEIRGRFGITILLVEHDLRVASRLAGRMVALDHGVKIAEGTPAEVQRHPDVIKAYLGE from the coding sequence ATGGGGGCTCTGCTCGAGGTCAAGGACCTCTCGCTCCACTTCGGGGGGATCCGCGCGCTGCAGGAGGTGGGGCTCGCGATCGCGGAGGGGGAGACGCTGGCGGTCATCGGGCCCAATGGCTCGGGCAAGACGTCGCTGTTCAACTGCATCACGGGTATCTACACGCCGACGGCGGGAGCTCTCGCGTTCCGTGGGGAGAGTCTCCTGGGCCGGTCGCCGGACGCCATCACCCGTCTCGGTGTCGCCCGCACCTTCCAGAACCTTCGGCTCTTCCACAACATGTCGGTGCTGGACAACCTCATGGTCGGCCGGCACCTGCACTTCAGGAAGAACTTCCTCCACGCCGTGCTGCGGCTCAGGGGGGAGGAGAACCGCCACCGGCGGCGCTGCGAGGAGATCATCGAGTTCCTCAACCTCGAGGCGGTGCGGAAGGGCCGGGTGGCCGATTGCCCCTACGGGGTCCAGAAGCGGGTGGAGCTGGGCCGGGCCCTGGCGACGGAGCCGCGACTCCTGTTGCTGGACGAGCCGGTGTCGGGCCTCACCCAGGAGGAGAAGGAGGAGTTCAGCTACTGGATCCACGAGATCCGCGGGCGCTTCGGGATCACGATCCTCCTCGTGGAGCACGACCTGCGCGTGGCCTCGCGCCTGGCCGGGCGGATGGTGGCGCTGGACCACGGGGTGAAGATCGCCGAGGGCACGCCCGCGGAGGTGCAGCGTCACCCCGACGTCATCAAGGCGTACCTGGGCGAGTGA
- a CDS encoding branched-chain amino acid ABC transporter permease: protein MDKLLQYTLTGLSAGSLYALVALGIVLIYRSTRVLNFAHGDVATLATFVSFSLLSNNYSFPVAFLGSLGVGAAVGIAFYFSVLVRAQRAGANLLGMVILTLGLALIIQGMVVYLWGAEPVSLPFPISDTKTYQLGAVVVSQLALATMAAGVLGSVLLYLLVQKTRLGLAMRATSENVMAAQTLGIPTRLVLSVSWGAASALGVVAGIFLAPALLLDPFFMLDPFLKGFAAAVLGGLNSLPGAVLGALILGVAESLTGAYFTIQFKNTLAFLIIIVVLLVRPEGLLGKEFKERV from the coding sequence GTGGACAAGCTGCTCCAGTACACGCTCACCGGGCTCTCGGCGGGGAGCCTGTATGCACTCGTGGCGCTCGGCATCGTACTCATCTACCGCTCGACGCGGGTGCTGAACTTCGCCCACGGCGACGTGGCAACCCTGGCCACGTTCGTCTCCTTCTCCCTGCTCTCCAACAACTACTCCTTCCCCGTGGCGTTCCTGGGGAGCCTCGGCGTGGGAGCGGCGGTGGGGATCGCCTTCTACTTTTCCGTGCTCGTCCGGGCGCAGCGCGCGGGGGCCAACCTGCTTGGCATGGTGATCCTCACGCTGGGCCTGGCGCTGATCATCCAGGGGATGGTCGTGTACCTCTGGGGAGCGGAGCCGGTGTCGCTCCCGTTCCCGATCTCGGACACGAAGACCTACCAGCTGGGCGCCGTGGTGGTGAGCCAGCTGGCGCTCGCCACCATGGCGGCCGGCGTCCTGGGCAGCGTGCTCCTCTACCTGCTCGTCCAGAAGACGCGGCTCGGGCTGGCCATGCGTGCGACCTCGGAGAACGTGATGGCGGCGCAGACGCTCGGCATCCCGACGCGGCTCGTCCTCTCGGTGTCCTGGGGCGCGGCCTCGGCGCTGGGCGTGGTGGCCGGCATCTTCCTGGCACCGGCGCTCCTGCTGGACCCCTTCTTCATGCTCGATCCCTTCCTCAAGGGGTTCGCGGCGGCGGTGCTGGGGGGGCTCAACAGCCTGCCCGGGGCGGTGCTGGGGGCGCTGATCCTGGGGGTGGCCGAGAGCCTCACGGGCGCCTACTTCACCATCCAGTTCAAGAACACGCTGGCCTTCCTGATCATCATCGTGGTGCTGCTGGTCCGTCCCGAGGGGCTCTTGGGCAAGGAGTTCAAGGAGCGCGTGTAG
- a CDS encoding ABC transporter ATP-binding protein: MTTVLLQVSSIETLYFDRIYALFGVSLEVHEGEIFTVLGPNGAGKTTLLRTIAGLLKDQPKKGQILFGGRRIDGWQPEAVARLGIVYVPEDRGLFKELTVAENLALGLWGRRDAGTATDLGFVYGMFPILKERARQEAETLSGGEQQMLALGRAMLRRPRLLMLDEPSLGLAPRIAKNVYEALATISRTGTTILLVEQNARLALQAAQRGAIMEAGRVVLEGTARELGENEDVREVYLGLGAAETPAKGWRLYRKRRRW; this comes from the coding sequence ATGACGACAGTGCTCCTCCAGGTCTCGAGCATCGAGACGCTCTACTTCGACCGGATCTACGCGTTGTTCGGGGTCTCGCTCGAGGTCCACGAAGGGGAGATCTTCACCGTGCTCGGCCCCAACGGGGCGGGGAAGACCACGCTGCTCAGGACCATCGCGGGGCTGCTGAAGGATCAGCCGAAGAAGGGGCAGATCTTGTTCGGCGGCCGGCGCATCGACGGGTGGCAGCCTGAGGCCGTCGCCCGCCTCGGGATCGTCTACGTGCCCGAGGACCGGGGGCTCTTCAAGGAGCTCACCGTCGCGGAGAACCTGGCGCTGGGGCTCTGGGGGCGGCGGGATGCCGGGACCGCCACGGATCTCGGGTTCGTCTACGGCATGTTCCCGATCCTCAAGGAGCGCGCGCGCCAGGAGGCGGAGACTCTCTCCGGGGGCGAGCAGCAGATGCTGGCGCTCGGGCGGGCCATGCTGCGGCGGCCGCGGCTCCTCATGCTCGACGAGCCATCGCTGGGGCTGGCCCCTCGGATCGCAAAGAACGTCTACGAGGCGCTGGCCACGATCAGCCGGACGGGGACGACCATCTTGCTCGTCGAGCAGAACGCGCGACTGGCGCTGCAGGCGGCGCAGCGGGGAGCCATCATGGAGGCCGGGCGCGTCGTGCTGGAGGGGACGGCGCGTGAGCTCGGCGAGAACGAGGACGTGCGGGAGGTCTATCTCGGGCTCGGGGCGGCCGAGACGCCGGCCAAGGGGTGGCGGCTCTACCGCAAGAGGAGGCGCTGGTGA
- the cysE gene encoding serine O-acetyltransferase, with translation MLDRMRRDVRTVLERDPAARSALEVILCYPGVHAIWHHRLAHWLWRQGWLTAARFVSHLSRFLTGIEIHPAAQLGDGLFIDHGMGVVIGETSEVGENVTLLQGVTLGGTSLRREKRHPTLGDNVVVGAGAKILGAFSIGAGSRIGAGSVVVREVPENSVVVGVPGRVTYRNGQRVKGGIDLDQVDLPDPLARTVESLLDRIHALEVEVEALKQGVKTPTPAGD, from the coding sequence ATGCTTGACCGGATGAGGCGGGATGTTCGAACGGTGCTCGAGCGCGACCCGGCGGCACGCTCCGCGCTGGAGGTCATACTCTGCTACCCCGGCGTACACGCGATCTGGCACCATCGCCTCGCCCACTGGCTGTGGCGGCAGGGCTGGCTCACCGCAGCGCGCTTCGTGTCCCATCTCAGCCGGTTCCTGACCGGCATCGAGATCCATCCGGCCGCGCAGCTCGGCGACGGGCTCTTCATCGACCACGGCATGGGCGTGGTCATCGGCGAGACGTCGGAGGTCGGCGAGAACGTCACCCTCCTCCAGGGGGTGACGCTCGGGGGCACGAGCCTCAGGCGGGAGAAGCGCCATCCCACGCTCGGAGACAACGTCGTCGTCGGCGCGGGGGCCAAGATCCTCGGGGCCTTCAGCATCGGAGCGGGCAGCCGGATCGGGGCCGGGTCGGTGGTCGTGCGCGAGGTGCCCGAGAACTCGGTTGTGGTGGGCGTGCCGGGACGGGTAACATACCGCAACGGCCAGCGCGTGAAGGGCGGGATCGACCTCGACCAGGTGGATCTCCCCGACCCACTGGCGCGGACCGTGGAGAGCTTGCTCGACCGCATCCATGCCCTGGAGGTGGAGGTGGAGGCGCTCAAGCAGGGGGTCAAGACGCCCACGCCCGCGGGAGACTGA
- a CDS encoding branched-chain amino acid ABC transporter permease — MDLVESYRQDVGFARKRITRALLALLLAAVAVFPWVAPDYMVFIGTLVALYSIGVLGQNLLIGYTGQISFGQAGFLAIGAFSFGHFRIWGAPFLAALAGAGLLAALAGVVVGFPSLRLKGPYLSIATLGFGVAVYQIFVNWEVLSGGRSGLAIAKLKPMLGLSSTRYEYCVYLLLLAGFTLATYNLISSFVGRAFVAIRDSDIAAEVNGVNLTRYKLLAFALSSFYAGVHGALYAQVLGHIEPQIFNILESITLFVAVIIGGVASIEGSILGAAFVILVPKVFANFREMVPVVYGLTILLVLMFQPLGLFGLWLKTRLYFQLWPFR; from the coding sequence ATGGACCTCGTCGAGTCCTACCGGCAGGACGTGGGCTTCGCCCGCAAGCGCATCACGCGCGCCCTGCTGGCGCTGCTCCTGGCGGCCGTCGCCGTGTTCCCGTGGGTGGCGCCGGACTACATGGTCTTCATCGGCACGCTGGTGGCGCTGTACTCCATCGGGGTGCTGGGGCAGAACCTGCTCATCGGCTACACCGGGCAGATTTCCTTCGGCCAGGCGGGCTTCCTCGCCATCGGCGCCTTCAGCTTTGGACACTTCCGCATCTGGGGGGCGCCGTTCCTCGCGGCCCTCGCGGGCGCCGGCCTCCTGGCGGCGCTGGCGGGGGTGGTGGTGGGCTTCCCCTCGCTCAGGCTCAAGGGGCCGTACCTCTCCATCGCGACCCTGGGGTTCGGGGTGGCGGTGTACCAGATCTTCGTCAACTGGGAGGTGCTCTCCGGCGGGCGATCGGGGCTGGCCATCGCGAAGCTCAAGCCGATGCTCGGGCTGTCGAGCACGCGCTACGAGTACTGCGTGTACCTGCTCCTCCTCGCCGGCTTTACCCTGGCGACCTACAACCTCATCTCATCCTTCGTGGGCCGGGCCTTCGTCGCCATCCGGGACTCGGACATCGCAGCCGAGGTCAACGGGGTCAACCTGACGCGCTACAAGCTGCTGGCCTTCGCGCTCTCGTCGTTCTACGCGGGGGTACATGGGGCGCTGTACGCGCAGGTGCTGGGGCACATCGAGCCCCAGATCTTCAACATCCTCGAGTCCATCACGCTCTTCGTGGCGGTGATCATCGGCGGGGTGGCCTCCATCGAGGGCTCGATCCTGGGGGCGGCCTTCGTCATCCTGGTGCCCAAGGTCTTCGCCAACTTCCGGGAGATGGTGCCGGTGGTGTACGGGCTGACCATCCTCCTGGTCCTGATGTTCCAGCCCCTGGGGCTGTTCGGGCTGTGGCTCAAGACGCGGCTCTATTTCCAGCTCTGGCCCTTCCGATGA
- a CDS encoding AMP-binding protein: MTDAHGTTLAALFAERVAELGDRLALRYKEYGVWHRVTWRQYGEEVDKVAAALLAFGLRPQENVAVLGENRPEWLYCHVGIQTARGVTCGIYPTSAPEQIRYLLNHSEARLIFLENEEQLDKVLTIVGETKVERVVVWDAKGLWGFTDDRVVFFDDFLKRGMAFAEVHPGAVEERRRTVAPHDTAMIIYTSGTTGPPKGAMLSHASILWTTDALMAVNPGAPDDEVVSYLPFAHIYENLISVFQAIRIGYVVNFVESMDTLFQNLREVSPTYFASVPRIWEKLASTVDLRMADSTRLKRALYRMAVTVGRRYARVKYSPRGPSLGLRLLYRLAYWAVLAPLKRRLGFDRTRIAVCGAAPASPELFEYYHALGIPLIEGYGQTESTGVISVNRVEHPRVGTVGQAIPGVEVMLADDGEILTRGPHVFKGYFKDPDLTAQTVDRDGWLHTGDVGAWEDGYLKILDRKKDIIITAGGKNITPAYIENKLKFSPYIQDAVVVGDRRKYLVALLLIDEDNVTKYAQDHRLPFTTFQDLTQNPEVVRLIEAEVDKVNRTLSQVESVKKIALLPRRFYEEEGDVTPTKKVKRRSLETRYADLITRLYSG; this comes from the coding sequence ATGACGGACGCGCACGGGACCACGCTGGCGGCGCTCTTCGCGGAGCGGGTCGCAGAGCTGGGCGACCGGCTGGCGCTCCGGTACAAGGAGTACGGCGTCTGGCACCGGGTGACCTGGCGCCAGTACGGCGAGGAGGTGGACAAGGTCGCGGCCGCGCTCCTGGCCTTCGGGCTCCGCCCGCAGGAGAACGTGGCGGTGCTGGGGGAGAACCGCCCGGAGTGGCTCTACTGCCACGTCGGGATCCAGACCGCGCGGGGAGTGACCTGCGGCATCTACCCGACGTCGGCGCCGGAGCAGATCAGGTACCTCCTGAACCACTCCGAGGCCCGCCTGATCTTCCTCGAGAACGAGGAGCAGCTGGACAAGGTGCTGACCATCGTGGGCGAGACGAAGGTCGAGCGGGTGGTGGTGTGGGACGCCAAGGGGCTCTGGGGCTTCACGGACGACCGGGTCGTCTTCTTCGACGACTTCCTGAAGCGAGGAATGGCATTCGCCGAGGTGCATCCCGGTGCGGTGGAGGAGCGGCGGCGGACCGTCGCACCCCACGACACGGCGATGATCATCTACACGTCGGGAACCACGGGGCCGCCCAAGGGGGCCATGCTCTCCCACGCATCGATCCTCTGGACCACGGACGCCTTGATGGCCGTCAATCCCGGCGCGCCCGACGACGAGGTGGTCTCGTACCTGCCCTTCGCCCACATCTACGAGAACCTCATCTCCGTCTTCCAGGCGATCAGGATCGGGTACGTCGTCAACTTCGTGGAGAGCATGGACACGCTGTTCCAGAACCTGCGCGAGGTCTCGCCGACCTACTTCGCCAGCGTGCCGCGTATCTGGGAGAAGCTCGCCTCGACCGTGGACCTGCGCATGGCCGATTCCACGCGGCTGAAGCGCGCGCTGTACCGGATGGCCGTGACGGTCGGGCGGCGGTACGCGCGCGTGAAGTACTCCCCCCGGGGCCCCTCCCTCGGGCTGCGGCTCCTGTATCGCCTGGCATACTGGGCCGTGCTGGCGCCGCTCAAGCGCCGGCTGGGCTTCGACCGCACGCGCATCGCCGTGTGCGGCGCCGCGCCCGCCTCGCCCGAGCTGTTCGAGTACTACCACGCCCTGGGCATCCCGCTCATCGAGGGGTACGGGCAGACGGAATCCACCGGCGTCATCTCGGTGAACCGGGTGGAGCACCCCCGGGTGGGCACGGTGGGGCAGGCGATTCCGGGGGTCGAGGTGATGCTGGCCGACGACGGCGAGATCCTCACGCGCGGCCCCCACGTCTTCAAGGGGTACTTCAAGGATCCCGACCTCACGGCGCAGACCGTGGACCGGGACGGGTGGCTGCACACCGGCGATGTGGGCGCGTGGGAGGACGGCTACCTCAAGATCCTCGACCGGAAGAAGGACATCATCATCACGGCCGGGGGCAAGAATATCACGCCCGCGTACATCGAGAACAAGCTCAAGTTCAGCCCGTACATCCAGGACGCCGTGGTGGTCGGTGACCGCCGGAAGTACCTCGTGGCCCTCCTCCTCATCGACGAGGACAACGTCACCAAGTACGCCCAGGACCACCGGCTCCCGTTCACGACCTTCCAGGACCTGACCCAGAACCCCGAGGTTGTCCGGCTCATCGAGGCCGAGGTGGACAAGGTCAACCGGACGCTGTCCCAGGTCGAGAGCGTCAAGAAGATCGCGCTGCTCCCTCGGCGCTTCTACGAGGAGGAGGGCGACGTGACGCCGACGAAGAAGGTGAAGCGGCGCTCTCTCGAGACGCGCTACGCCGATCTCATCACGAGGCTCTACAGCGGCTGA
- a CDS encoding helix-turn-helix domain-containing protein encodes MVPKDAMTVKEASRYLAMDEQTVARLAAERQIPSLHHDGQWLFSKKSIDKWRLRQAAHRTP; translated from the coding sequence GTGGTTCCCAAGGACGCGATGACCGTGAAGGAGGCTTCCAGGTACCTGGCCATGGACGAGCAGACCGTGGCCCGGCTGGCGGCCGAGCGCCAGATCCCCTCGCTCCACCACGACGGGCAGTGGCTCTTCTCCAAGAAGTCCATCGACAAGTGGCGTCTCCGGCAGGCCGCTCACCGCACACCATGA
- a CDS encoding ABC transporter substrate-binding protein, producing MKLRLLGAALLVVALGVTPALAQPKTPGVTDTEVTLGLTTPLSGPAAAWGTTALGAEAWAKYVNEQGGVHGRKLKTVLKDDGYNPGRAVANVNEMKDSVFALVGLLGTAVLNANKDNVADAKLPTIWPYGNPQVFAKQPREKLRTVFMVYPDYGDEGAFLVQQAAKLGGAKKLAIFYQNDDYGKGGLDGVKRGVSKLGGAVSLAAEVSYEVADRELSTHALKVKESGADAVIIYSTATHGAGLIKEMAKAGYRPKIFASFPLGDRHVMFRLLGELWEGAYYNLTGAVPGEPEADRIIDIIVKQDPKLKGRESFALAGVVGMMATVEGLKRAGRNLTRDGFIEAMESIKDWTPEKLTAPITWGPNRRHGLNPIRMAQAKKAADASFTVITGYQPFPPHF from the coding sequence ATGAAACTGAGACTTCTCGGAGCCGCGTTGCTCGTCGTCGCTCTCGGCGTGACGCCGGCCCTGGCCCAGCCCAAGACCCCCGGCGTCACCGACACCGAGGTCACCCTCGGCTTGACCACCCCGCTCTCCGGCCCGGCTGCGGCCTGGGGGACGACGGCGCTGGGCGCGGAGGCGTGGGCGAAGTACGTCAACGAGCAGGGTGGTGTCCACGGCCGCAAGCTCAAGACCGTCCTCAAGGACGACGGCTACAACCCCGGCCGCGCCGTCGCCAACGTCAACGAGATGAAGGATTCGGTGTTCGCGCTGGTCGGGCTGCTCGGGACGGCTGTCCTCAACGCCAACAAGGACAACGTGGCCGACGCCAAGCTGCCCACCATCTGGCCGTATGGCAACCCGCAGGTCTTCGCCAAGCAGCCCAGGGAGAAGCTCCGCACCGTCTTCATGGTCTACCCCGACTACGGCGACGAGGGAGCCTTCCTCGTCCAGCAGGCCGCCAAGCTCGGCGGGGCCAAGAAGCTCGCGATCTTCTACCAGAACGACGACTACGGCAAGGGTGGCCTCGACGGCGTGAAGCGGGGCGTGAGCAAGCTCGGCGGCGCGGTGTCGCTGGCGGCGGAGGTCTCCTACGAGGTCGCCGACCGCGAGCTCAGCACGCATGCCCTCAAGGTCAAGGAGTCGGGGGCGGACGCCGTCATCATCTATTCCACCGCGACCCACGGGGCGGGGCTCATCAAGGAGATGGCGAAGGCCGGCTACCGGCCGAAGATCTTCGCCTCATTTCCCCTGGGTGACCGGCACGTGATGTTCAGGCTCCTGGGCGAACTCTGGGAAGGAGCCTATTACAACCTGACCGGTGCGGTGCCGGGCGAGCCGGAGGCCGACCGCATCATCGACATCATCGTGAAGCAGGACCCGAAGCTGAAGGGGCGCGAGAGCTTTGCCCTGGCCGGCGTGGTCGGAATGATGGCGACGGTGGAGGGGCTGAAGCGCGCGGGGCGAAACCTGACGCGCGACGGCTTCATCGAGGCCATGGAGAGCATCAAGGACTGGACGCCCGAGAAGCTGACGGCACCCATCACCTGGGGGCCGAACCGCCGGCACGGTCTCAACCCGATCCGGATGGCGCAGGCCAAGAAGGCGGCCGACGCCTCCTTCACCGTCATCACGGGCTACCAGCCCTTCCCGCCCCACTTCTAG
- a CDS encoding acetyl-CoA carboxylase biotin carboxylase subunit, whose product MFHSVLIANRGEIACRIIRGCRALGIRAVAVHSEADVDWPHVREADEAIPIGPAPARDSYLAPARVLEAARAGRVEAIHPGYGFLSENWRFAKACEEAGFVFVGPPWRVIQQMGDKIQARWLMAAAGVPVVPGSDGALETIERATELAGQIGYPVMLKAAAGGGGIGMVRVAEAAGLAAAFATAQRRAQAAFGSAALFVERYLDRPRHIEVQVFGDRDGHVVHLHERECSIQRRHQKLLEESPAPGLDPALKERLTTAAVAGARAVGYVNAGTMEFIVQGQDAYFLEMNTRLQVEHPVTEEVTGLDLVSAQLRVAAGERLPWAQEEIPQRGAAIECRIYAENPARGFMPSPGRIARLILPVGPGVRLECGVAEGVEVSVHYDPLLAKLIAWGSSREEARARMEAALGAVVVEGVATVIPFHRRVLQSAAFREGRVHTQMVEEGAFNG is encoded by the coding sequence GTGTTCCACAGCGTCCTGATCGCCAATCGCGGAGAGATCGCCTGCCGCATCATCCGGGGCTGTCGGGCCCTCGGCATCCGCGCGGTGGCGGTCCACTCGGAGGCCGACGTCGACTGGCCCCACGTGAGGGAGGCCGACGAGGCGATTCCCATCGGCCCGGCGCCAGCCCGCGACAGCTATCTCGCCCCCGCGCGGGTCCTGGAGGCCGCGCGCGCGGGGCGGGTCGAGGCCATCCACCCCGGCTACGGCTTCCTCTCGGAGAACTGGCGCTTCGCCAAGGCGTGCGAGGAGGCGGGGTTCGTCTTCGTGGGCCCGCCGTGGCGGGTCATCCAGCAGATGGGCGACAAGATCCAGGCACGCTGGCTCATGGCCGCCGCGGGCGTTCCCGTGGTCCCCGGCAGCGACGGGGCGCTCGAGACGATCGAGCGCGCGACAGAGCTCGCAGGGCAGATCGGCTACCCCGTGATGCTGAAGGCCGCTGCCGGCGGCGGGGGCATCGGGATGGTGCGCGTCGCCGAGGCTGCCGGCCTGGCGGCCGCCTTCGCCACGGCCCAGCGGCGGGCCCAGGCCGCCTTCGGGTCGGCGGCCCTCTTCGTGGAGCGTTATCTCGACAGGCCGCGGCACATCGAGGTGCAGGTGTTCGGGGACCGGGACGGCCACGTCGTCCACCTGCACGAGCGGGAGTGCTCGATCCAGCGCCGGCACCAGAAGCTCCTCGAGGAGAGCCCGGCACCGGGGCTCGATCCCGCGCTGAAGGAGCGCCTCACCACGGCCGCCGTGGCCGGGGCCCGCGCCGTGGGCTACGTGAACGCCGGCACGATGGAGTTCATCGTCCAGGGGCAGGACGCCTACTTCCTGGAGATGAACACGCGGCTCCAGGTGGAGCATCCCGTGACCGAGGAAGTGACCGGGCTCGACCTGGTCTCGGCCCAGCTCCGGGTGGCCGCCGGCGAGCGGCTGCCGTGGGCGCAGGAGGAGATCCCGCAGCGCGGCGCCGCCATCGAGTGCCGGATCTACGCCGAGAACCCGGCCAGGGGCTTCATGCCCTCGCCCGGCCGGATCGCCCGTCTGATCCTGCCCGTGGGGCCGGGAGTCAGGCTCGAGTGCGGGGTCGCCGAAGGGGTCGAGGTTTCGGTACACTACGATCCGTTGCTGGCCAAGCTGATCGCCTGGGGCTCCTCGCGGGAGGAGGCGCGCGCCCGCATGGAGGCCGCCCTCGGCGCCGTCGTCGTCGAGGGGGTCGCCACCGTGATCCCGTTCCACCGGCGGGTGCTCCAGAGCGCCGCGTTCCGGGAAGGCAGGGTCCACACACAGATGGTCGAGGAAGGAGCGTTCAATGGCTGA
- a CDS encoding HDIG domain-containing protein — MNRDGAWGLLTEFTRSDNLRKHALAVEAAMQAYAARYDGDPETWGIAGLLHDFDYEVHPTAPQHPMKGAEILRARGVPEPTVYAILGHADYSGCPRLSRLDRALYACDEPAGFLTACALVRPGRSIHGLEVGSVLKKLKDKGFARTVNRADVYRGAEELGIPLDEHLAFLIEALTAAAPRLGLGGAPQ, encoded by the coding sequence ATGAATCGGGATGGAGCCTGGGGGCTCCTCACCGAGTTCACCCGGTCTGACAACCTCCGCAAGCACGCCCTGGCCGTGGAGGCCGCGATGCAGGCCTACGCGGCCCGCTACGACGGGGACCCCGAGACGTGGGGCATCGCGGGGCTGCTCCACGACTTCGACTACGAGGTGCATCCGACCGCGCCCCAGCACCCGATGAAGGGAGCGGAGATTCTCCGCGCCCGCGGGGTGCCGGAGCCGACCGTCTACGCGATCCTGGGGCATGCTGACTATTCCGGCTGTCCCCGCCTCTCCCGCCTGGACCGGGCCCTCTACGCCTGCGACGAGCCCGCCGGCTTCCTCACCGCGTGCGCGCTGGTTCGGCCCGGCAGGAGCATCCACGGGCTCGAGGTCGGCTCGGTGCTGAAGAAGCTCAAGGACAAGGGCTTTGCCCGGACGGTGAACCGCGCCGACGTGTATCGCGGCGCGGAGGAGCTGGGGATCCCGCTGGACGAGCATCTGGCCTTCCTGATCGAGGCCCTCACCGCTGCCGCCCCGCGCCTGGGCCTCGGGGGCGCCCCGCAGTAG
- the dinB gene encoding DNA polymerase IV, producing MDAFYASVEQRDRPELLGRPVIVGASPGGRGVVSAASYEARRFGVHSAMPIGRAARLCPDAVFLPVDRDKYARVSREIMAILSDFTPRLEPLSIDEAFLDVTESRALFGPGRAIAAEIKRRVRAGIQLTASVGVAANKFVAKVASDLRKPDGLVVVPPGGEAEFLAPLPIGRLWGVGGATERALGAMGISTIGQLAQVPVAHLAARFGASGAALSALARGLDERPVEPFAPPKSMGAEETFDADHRDPARLQATLRAQAERIARELRSEGYAARVVTLKVRFADFSTLTRAHSTEPTQDGLVIYREASALLERLRLTQPVRLIGISAAGLGPAARGQLSLLAPDAVRRERLAGALDRLQARFGDEAVLPASLLSGRRRTGRGASRAEPEPPRGQAR from the coding sequence ATGGACGCCTTCTACGCGTCCGTCGAGCAGCGCGACCGCCCCGAGCTCCTCGGCCGGCCGGTCATCGTGGGCGCCTCGCCCGGGGGACGCGGGGTCGTCTCGGCCGCCTCCTACGAGGCGCGCCGATTCGGGGTGCACTCGGCCATGCCCATCGGGCGCGCGGCTCGCCTCTGTCCGGACGCCGTCTTCCTTCCCGTGGACCGTGACAAGTACGCCCGCGTCTCACGCGAGATCATGGCCATCCTGTCCGACTTCACGCCGCGCCTCGAGCCGCTCTCCATCGATGAGGCCTTCCTGGACGTTACCGAGAGCCGCGCGCTGTTCGGCCCTGGCCGGGCCATCGCCGCCGAGATCAAGCGGCGGGTCCGGGCCGGGATTCAACTGACGGCTTCCGTGGGCGTGGCCGCCAACAAGTTCGTCGCCAAGGTGGCCTCCGACCTGCGCAAGCCGGACGGGCTCGTGGTGGTCCCGCCCGGAGGCGAGGCCGAGTTCCTGGCACCGCTGCCCATTGGGCGGCTCTGGGGAGTCGGAGGCGCGACGGAGCGGGCGCTCGGGGCCATGGGGATCAGCACCATCGGCCAGCTCGCGCAGGTGCCGGTGGCCCACCTCGCGGCGCGCTTCGGCGCATCCGGCGCAGCCCTCAGCGCCCTGGCGCGCGGACTGGACGAGCGGCCCGTGGAGCCCTTCGCCCCGCCCAAGTCCATGGGCGCCGAGGAGACGTTCGACGCCGACCACCGCGACCCCGCGCGGCTGCAGGCCACGCTCCGCGCCCAGGCGGAGCGCATCGCCCGTGAGCTCCGGAGCGAGGGCTACGCCGCCCGCGTGGTGACGCTCAAGGTCCGCTTCGCCGATTTCTCCACACTCACGCGCGCCCACAGCACCGAGCCGACCCAGGACGGGCTCGTCATCTATCGGGAGGCGAGCGCCCTCCTGGAGCGCCTGCGGCTGACGCAGCCGGTCAGACTGATCGGGATCTCGGCCGCAGGACTGGGGCCGGCAGCGCGCGGGCAGCTGTCGCTCCTGGCCCCCGACGCGGTGCGACGGGAGCGACTGGCCGGCGCCCTCGACCGGCTGCAGGCGCGATTCGGGGACGAGGCGGTGCTCCCCGCGAGCCTGCTGTCCGGCCGGCGCCGCACCGGGAGAGGGGCATCACGGGCCGAGCCGGAACCGCCAAGGGGTCAAGCGCGTTGA